A single Hippocampus zosterae strain Florida chromosome 17, ASM2543408v3, whole genome shotgun sequence DNA region contains:
- the dhps gene encoding deoxyhypusine synthase isoform X1, whose protein sequence is MAEQAPSIALEAVLKTSSDLPEDLPKIRGYDFNQGVDLQAVLKSYLTTGFQASSLGLAIQEVNNMIEKRLEVVEADNESGDKPSRPGCTIFLGYTSNLISSGVRESIRYLVEHKMVDVVVTTAGGIEEDLIKCLANTYLGDFSLSGKELRLRGINRIGNLLVPNDNYCKFEDWLMPILDQMLLEQNTEGTRWTPSKMIHRLGKEINNTDSVYYWAYKNNIPVFSPALTDGSLGDMLYFHSFKKPGLVLDIVEDIRRLNSQAVHAKKTGMIILGGGLVKHHVANANLMRNGADYCVYVNTGQEFDGSDAGARPDEAVSWGKIRTDAKPVKVYADASLVFPLIVAETFALHADKLTAGKKAE, encoded by the exons ATGGCAGAACAGGCTCCTTCTATTGCTCTTGAGGCTGTACTTAAAACCAGCAGCGACCTACCTGAGGACTTACCGAAGATCAGAGGCTACGACTTTAACCAGGGGGTGGATCTCCAGGCAGTTCTCAAGTCCTACTTAACCACAGGTTTCCAAGCCAGTAGCCTCGGCTTGGCTATCCAGGAAGTAAACAACATG ATTGAAAAACGTCTGGAGGTAGTTGAAGCCGATAATGAGTCTGGTGACAAACCATCCCGCCCAGGCTGTACCATCTTCCTGGGATATACGTCAAACCTCATCAGCTCCGGAGTCAGGGAGAGTATCCGATACTTGGTAGAACACAAAATG GTCGATGTGGTTGTGACCACAGCAGGCGGCATAGAGGAAGACTTGATCAAGTGTCTGGCTAACACGTACCTTGGAGACTTCAGCCTATCTGGCAAGGAGCTTCGTCTAAGAGGAATCAACAG GATTGGGAACCTACTCGTGCCCAATGATAACTACTGCAAGTTTGAAGACTGGCTCATGCCCATTTTGGACCAGATGTTGCTGGAGCAGAATACAGAG GGTACCCGCTGGACTCCTTCCAAAATGATCCACCGGCTTGGCAAGGAGATCAATAATACTGACTCTGTCTACTACTGGGCATACAAG AATAACATTCCAGTGTTCAGTCCTGCATTGACAGATGGCTCTCTTGGCGACATGCTTTATTTCCACTCATTTAAGAAACCTGGCCTTGTACTTGATATCGTGGAag ATATACGCAGGTTGAACAGTCAGGCCGTGCATGCCAAAAAGACTGGAATGATCATCCTGGGAGGCGGGCTGGTCAAGCATCATGTAGCCAACGCCAACCTCATG AGAAATGGTGCCGATTACTGTGTTTATGTGAACACGGGTCAGGAGTTTGACGGCTCCGACGCTGGTGCCAGACCCGACGAGGCTGTGTCCTGGGGCAAGATCAGAACCGATGCCAAACCTGTCAAG GTTTATGCCGATGCCTCTTTAGTCTTTCCTCTGATTGTGGCCGAGACATTCGCTCTCCACGCCGACAAGCTGACAGCAGGCAAGAAAGCCGAATGA
- the dhps gene encoding deoxyhypusine synthase isoform X2, producing the protein MAEQAPSIALEAVLKTSSDLPEDLPKIRGYDFNQGVDLQAVLKSYLTTGFQASSLGLAIQEVNNMIEKRLEVVEADNESGDKPSRPGCTIFLGYTSNLISSGVRESIRYLVEHKMVDVVVTTAGGIEEDLIKCLANTYLGDFSLSGKELRLRGINRIGNLLVPNDNYCKFEDWLMPILDQMLLEQNTEGTRWTPSKMIHRLGKEINNTDSVYYWAYKNNIPVFSPALTDGSLGDMLYFHSFKKPGLVLDIVEDIRRLNSQAVHAKKTGMIILGGGLVKHHVANANLMRNGADYCVYVNTGQEFDGSDAGARPDEAVSWGKIRTDAKPVKVYADASLVFPLIVAETFALHADKLTAD; encoded by the exons ATGGCAGAACAGGCTCCTTCTATTGCTCTTGAGGCTGTACTTAAAACCAGCAGCGACCTACCTGAGGACTTACCGAAGATCAGAGGCTACGACTTTAACCAGGGGGTGGATCTCCAGGCAGTTCTCAAGTCCTACTTAACCACAGGTTTCCAAGCCAGTAGCCTCGGCTTGGCTATCCAGGAAGTAAACAACATG ATTGAAAAACGTCTGGAGGTAGTTGAAGCCGATAATGAGTCTGGTGACAAACCATCCCGCCCAGGCTGTACCATCTTCCTGGGATATACGTCAAACCTCATCAGCTCCGGAGTCAGGGAGAGTATCCGATACTTGGTAGAACACAAAATG GTCGATGTGGTTGTGACCACAGCAGGCGGCATAGAGGAAGACTTGATCAAGTGTCTGGCTAACACGTACCTTGGAGACTTCAGCCTATCTGGCAAGGAGCTTCGTCTAAGAGGAATCAACAG GATTGGGAACCTACTCGTGCCCAATGATAACTACTGCAAGTTTGAAGACTGGCTCATGCCCATTTTGGACCAGATGTTGCTGGAGCAGAATACAGAG GGTACCCGCTGGACTCCTTCCAAAATGATCCACCGGCTTGGCAAGGAGATCAATAATACTGACTCTGTCTACTACTGGGCATACAAG AATAACATTCCAGTGTTCAGTCCTGCATTGACAGATGGCTCTCTTGGCGACATGCTTTATTTCCACTCATTTAAGAAACCTGGCCTTGTACTTGATATCGTGGAag ATATACGCAGGTTGAACAGTCAGGCCGTGCATGCCAAAAAGACTGGAATGATCATCCTGGGAGGCGGGCTGGTCAAGCATCATGTAGCCAACGCCAACCTCATG AGAAATGGTGCCGATTACTGTGTTTATGTGAACACGGGTCAGGAGTTTGACGGCTCCGACGCTGGTGCCAGACCCGACGAGGCTGTGTCCTGGGGCAAGATCAGAACCGATGCCAAACCTGTCAAG GTTTATGCCGATGCCTCTTTAGTCTTTCCTCTGATTGTGGCCGAGACATTCGCTCTCCACGCCGACAAGCTGACAGCAG ATTAG
- the fbxw9 gene encoding F-box/WD repeat-containing protein 9, translating into MVTHIASHLPAHCVITVLPKVCHALRNVGKDNTAWQLRARRLIGPKASFPVGPREDFDWPFACLEIERLITCWTNVTQVGTKEHQDDADSEGVEQQRRDWPNGEPVAADNRAGAMEPEQVEVQGGAYAVEEGVVFEEMGGEPHPVVVEDQLRGVLEERLEDNPEQMMQEDGHHPVVFEGQDHDPDHQQDLAHLGFRGNGGHVEIEHQAPSSLCPPPALECITLLSGHIAEVNSVLLVGGDGAVCATGSRDRDVKLWNLRADSSNMLMHTLVGQGHFNTHQGWVWCLASQGPLLASGGFDRTVRLWDLQACGAERGVIRTEAAVICLSCLPDVLLAGTFNEKVQMYDPRAAVPLVKTLRHHSNSVLCLAADDKYIISASKDSTVVVHDRRADKSLYKVRLRSYLRSMSYSDREIWGGDIRGMLCCFSMQEGVLNHLSQFDVGHTAMVTGIYKSPGRLYTCSSDFTVKVHIPCGPPKTLCTLRHQDGVSGLSVEAEILAVTSGDMCVEIWRPRKSEM; encoded by the exons ATGGTAACCCACATTGCCTCACATCTTCCTGCTCATTGTGTCATCACTGTGCTGCCAAAG GTCTGTCATGCTTTGCGCAATGTCGGGAAGGACAACACAGCCTGGCAGCTGCGGGCACGCAGACTCATCGGGCCAAAAGCTAGCTTTCCAGTGGGGCCAAGGGAAGACTTTGACTGGCCTTTTGCTTGCTTGGAAATTGAGAGACTGATTACCTGCTGGACCAACGTAACACAGGTTGGGACCAAGGAGCACCAAGATGATGCGGACTCGGAAGGGGTGGAGCAGCAACGAAGGGACTGGCCAAATGGGGAACCTGTGGCAGCAGACAATAGAGCGGGTGCTATGGAGCCAGAGCAAGTGGAAGTACAAGGAGGAGCATATGCTGTTGAGGAAGGGGTTGTATTTGAAGAAATGGGTGGTGAACCTCACCCTGTGGTCGTTGAGGACCAGCTGAGGGGAGTCCTGGAAGAGAGATTGGAAGATAATCCAGAACAGATGATGCAAGAAGATGGGCACCACCCAGTTGTATTTGAGGGCCAAGACCATGATCCCGATCATCAACAGGATTTGGCTCACCTCGGCTTCCGGGGTAATGGAGGACATGTAGAAATAGAGCATCAAGCCCCCAGCAGCCTGTGTCCACCCCCAGCATTAGAATGCATCACTCTCCTTTCCGGCCACATTGCGGAGGTCAACTCAGTCCTCTTGGTGGGCGGCGACGGGGCTGTTTGCGCCACAGGCTCCAGAGATCGGGATGTTAAACTTTGGAATCTGCGGGCAGACTCTAGCAATATGTTGATGCACACGTTGGTAGGCCAGGGCCACTTTAACACCCATCAAGGCTGGGTTTGGTGTTTAGCATCTCAGGGACCCCTTCTGGCTTCCGGGGGCTTCGACAGAACAGTGAGGTTGTGGGACCTCCAAGCCTGTGGGGCAGAGAGGGGAGTGATCAGGACCGAAGCTGCCGTCATTTGCTTGTCCTGTCTGCCTGATGTGTTGCTTGCTGGTACTTTCAATGAGAAAGTCCAAATGTATGACCCGAGAG CTGCTGTTCCCTTGGTGAAGACCCTCAGGCACCATAGCAATTCCGTCCTGTGTCTGGCAGCAGACGACAAGTACATCATCTCTGCAAGTAAAGACAGCACCGTGGTGGTCCACgatcgcagggcagacaaaaGCTTGTATAAAGTTCGG ctGCGCTCTTACCTGCGTTCTATGAGCTACAGTGACCGCGAGATTTGGGGAGGAGACATCAGGGGCATGCTCTGCTGTTTTTCCATGCAGGAGGGGGTCTTAAACCACCTGTCGCAGTTCGATGTGGGGCACACGGCGATGGTCACTGGCATTTACAAGTCCCCTGGGAGGCTCTACACTTGCTCCTCTGATTTTACTGTGAAG GTCCACATCCCATGTGGGCCTCCAAAGACATTATGCACTTTGCGTCACCAAGATGGAGTCTCTGGG TTGAGCGTGGAAGCTGAAATACTGGCTGTCACCTCTGGGGATATGTGTGTGGAAATCTGGAGGCCTCGAAAGAGTGAGATGTGA